One genomic segment of Dehalococcoidia bacterium includes these proteins:
- a CDS encoding DUF1697 domain-containing protein, whose translation MVAAHTEGEWLHTTVYLALLRGINVGGHATVAMTDLRGLLADLGFADVRSLLQTGNLVFRGEQSAAAEIERRLELEAARRLDLHTDFMVRSAEELTGVIDDNPFPDLAAHDPAHLVVMFLKHAPGDAAVAALRAAITGRETVSSGGRHAYISYPDGIGRSRLTNTLIEAKLGTRGTGRNWNTVRKLAALART comes from the coding sequence GTGGTCGCCGCGCACACGGAAGGGGAGTGGCTGCACACGACCGTCTATCTCGCCCTGCTGCGCGGCATTAACGTCGGCGGCCACGCAACGGTCGCCATGACCGACCTGCGCGGGCTGCTGGCGGACCTCGGCTTCGCCGACGTGCGCTCGCTGCTGCAAACCGGCAATCTCGTCTTCCGCGGCGAGCAGTCGGCGGCCGCGGAGATCGAACGGCGACTGGAGCTGGAAGCGGCCCGGCGGCTCGATCTGCACACCGATTTCATGGTTCGTAGCGCCGAAGAGTTGACCGGTGTGATCGATGACAATCCCTTCCCCGATCTCGCCGCGCACGACCCCGCCCATCTCGTCGTCATGTTTCTGAAGCATGCACCTGGCGACGCGGCCGTGGCGGCGCTGCGTGCGGCGATTACTGGCCGAGAGACCGTCAGCTCCGGCGGTCGCCACGCCTACATCAGCTATCCAGACGGGATCGGCCGCTCGCGGCTGACGAACACGCTGATCGAGGCGAAGCTCGGCACGCGCGGCACGGGCCGCAACTGGAACACCGTGCGCAAACTGGCCGCGCTGGCCCGGACCTGA